The following coding sequences lie in one Listeria ivanovii subsp. londoniensis genomic window:
- a CDS encoding internalin N-terminal domain-containing protein, which produces MRKSNWLKSVVVAMLVLIVGFCINIGSGTKVHAASISHPMPINQIFPDPDLAKVVKRTLGKQSVTDVVSQKELDSVQGLNGNESNIKSLEGLQLLNKLEVLFLASNQIKDITPLKDLTNLKVLDLKGNQISDLTPLYGLKNLTSLDVVYQKIVETPVTYEPDLVIPITVKKPDGSLVTPKCITDNGAYIYGDIIWNLSAYKKEVSYKFGERIQVGKVSTTFTGMVKQPLIR; this is translated from the coding sequence GTGAGAAAAAGCAATTGGTTAAAAAGTGTAGTAGTAGCAATGTTAGTATTAATTGTAGGTTTTTGTATTAATATTGGTTCTGGAACAAAGGTACATGCAGCAAGTATTTCACATCCGATGCCTATTAATCAAATTTTTCCAGATCCTGATCTAGCGAAAGTAGTAAAACGAACTTTAGGAAAACAAAGTGTTACAGATGTTGTTTCTCAAAAGGAATTAGATAGTGTGCAAGGATTAAATGGTAATGAAAGCAACATTAAATCTCTTGAAGGCTTACAACTTTTGAATAAATTAGAAGTGCTATTTTTAGCGTCTAATCAAATAAAGGATATTACTCCGTTAAAAGATTTAACTAATCTAAAAGTATTAGATTTGAAAGGGAATCAAATAAGTGATTTAACACCGCTATATGGTTTGAAAAATCTAACCTCTCTAGATGTGGTTTATCAAAAAATAGTGGAAACCCCTGTGACTTACGAGCCAGATTTAGTTATCCCAATTACGGTCAAAAAACCAGATGGAAGCTTAGTTACTCCAAAATGTATTACGGATAACGGGGCCTATATATATGGTGATATTATTTGGAACTTGTCAGCTTATAAAAAAGAAGTAAGCTATAAATTTGGGGAACGCATCCAAGTGGGGAAAGTAAGTACCACATTTACTGGCATGGTGAAACAGCCATTGATACGTTGA
- a CDS encoding VOC family protein — protein sequence MVLNVYLTFRTQSRDAITFYEEVFGGKCTDLMTYGEVHPENEPIDNELKDLVMNASLLIDGVKVMFSDIPKSMPLTFGDNITLVIDTADEMQLTKQFNQLSEGGTVIMPLAKTFWSEKYGQVTDRFGIGWQFNLS from the coding sequence ATGGTTTTAAATGTTTATTTGACTTTCAGGACACAATCCAGAGATGCTATTACGTTTTATGAAGAAGTTTTTGGGGGTAAATGTACAGATTTAATGACGTACGGCGAAGTCCATCCAGAAAATGAACCGATTGATAATGAGCTAAAAGATCTAGTGATGAATGCAAGTTTACTGATTGATGGGGTAAAAGTGATGTTTTCTGATATTCCTAAATCTATGCCACTCACTTTTGGTGATAATATTACCTTAGTGATTGATACAGCTGATGAAATGCAACTTACTAAGCAATTTAATCAGCTTTCTGAAGGTGGTACTGTCATCATGCCGCTTGCCAAAACTTTTTGGTCAGAAAAATATGGTCAGGTTACTGATCGCTTTGGTATTGGTTGGCAATTTAATTTATCTTAA
- a CDS encoding DEAD/DEAH box helicase — MNNLKLSEEIKRAINELGYKDATPVQKEVIPVALTGKDIVAKSQTGSGKTAAFAIPIAEQVIWEENKPQALIIVPTRELGVQVKTECTNIGRFKRIKAAAIYGQSPFAKQKLELSQKNHIVVGTPGRLLDHIEKGTLNVDKVAYLVLDEVDEMLSMGFIDQVEEILQFLPKKRQNLFFSATMPEEMHDLIKRYQDDPVVIEMAAEKTNPITHIEMQTENKEKTLQDVLITENPDSAIIFCNTKNQVDELSDLLQVNAAKIHGGLRQEERFRAMDDFKSGKSRFLIATDVAGRGIDVENVTLVINYDLPIEKENYVHRIGRTGRAGNSGKAISFVKTNENPLLRDIEDMLNITIQKKRKPTIIEVKASEEAFRKKQQKRPTIKKARGEKLNKNIMKLYFNGGKKKKIRAVDFVGTISKLEGITSEDIGIITIEDHVSFVEILNGKGPAVLEMMRSRKVKGRRLKVNEARKR; from the coding sequence ATGAATAATTTAAAATTAAGTGAAGAAATTAAACGAGCAATTAATGAACTAGGATATAAAGACGCGACACCTGTTCAAAAAGAAGTTATCCCTGTTGCATTAACAGGAAAAGACATTGTGGCAAAATCACAAACAGGAAGTGGTAAAACAGCCGCATTTGCGATTCCGATTGCTGAACAAGTCATTTGGGAAGAGAACAAACCACAAGCATTAATTATCGTTCCAACGAGAGAACTCGGCGTACAAGTTAAAACAGAATGTACAAATATTGGTAGATTTAAACGCATTAAAGCGGCGGCAATTTATGGTCAATCGCCCTTTGCTAAACAAAAACTAGAACTAAGTCAAAAAAATCATATCGTTGTTGGAACTCCAGGACGTTTATTAGATCATATTGAAAAAGGCACACTGAATGTAGATAAAGTAGCCTATTTAGTATTAGATGAAGTAGACGAAATGTTAAGTATGGGTTTTATTGATCAAGTAGAAGAAATTTTACAGTTTTTACCGAAAAAGCGCCAAAATTTATTCTTTTCGGCAACAATGCCAGAGGAAATGCATGATTTAATCAAACGATATCAAGATGATCCCGTTGTCATTGAAATGGCAGCAGAAAAAACAAATCCAATCACACATATCGAAATGCAAACAGAAAACAAAGAAAAGACGCTTCAAGATGTTTTGATCACAGAAAATCCAGATAGTGCGATTATTTTTTGTAACACTAAAAATCAAGTAGATGAACTAAGTGATTTACTACAAGTAAATGCAGCTAAAATTCATGGTGGCCTGCGACAAGAAGAGCGTTTCCGTGCGATGGATGATTTTAAAAGTGGTAAATCACGCTTTTTAATTGCAACAGATGTAGCTGGACGAGGAATTGATGTGGAAAATGTTACATTAGTTATTAATTACGACTTACCTATTGAAAAAGAAAATTATGTCCATCGTATCGGCCGGACTGGTCGCGCAGGAAATAGTGGGAAAGCAATTAGTTTCGTAAAAACAAATGAAAATCCATTACTTCGAGATATTGAAGACATGTTAAACATCACGATTCAAAAGAAACGCAAACCAACCATCATTGAAGTAAAAGCAAGTGAAGAAGCATTCCGTAAGAAACAACAAAAACGTCCTACAATCAAGAAAGCACGCGGCGAAAAACTAAATAAAAACATCATGAAACTCTATTTTAATGGTGGTAAAAAGAAAAAAATCCGAGCAGTAGATTTTGTAGGGACAATTTCAAAATTAGAGGGCATTACATCAGAAGATATTGGCATTATTACAATAGAAGACCACGTTTCATTTGTAGAAATACTTAATGGAAAAGGGCCGGCAGTTCTCGAAATGATGCGTTCCCGTAAAGTGAAGGGGAGACGCCTTAAAGTGAACGAGGCAAGAAAACGATAA
- a CDS encoding histidine phosphatase family protein — translation MEKIVYLMRHGQTLFNERKKIQGFCDAPLTELGIKQAKIAGSYFQENNIRFDKAYSSTSERASDTLELVTKMDYIRLKGLKEWNFGTFEGESEDLNPTLPYGDFFAAYGGEREKDFQNRIVSTMDSIMSQEQHEVIFAVSHGAACAQFARYWENTSKIGKISGLKNGCILKFEYENGTFSLVNFINHDFENGAHIEAVKTATT, via the coding sequence ATGGAAAAAATAGTATATTTAATGCGTCACGGCCAAACATTGTTTAATGAACGAAAAAAAATTCAAGGCTTTTGTGATGCACCACTGACAGAACTTGGAATCAAACAAGCCAAAATAGCGGGAAGCTACTTTCAAGAAAATAATATCCGGTTTGATAAAGCCTACAGTTCCACATCAGAACGAGCTTCAGACACATTAGAATTAGTCACAAAAATGGATTACATAAGATTAAAAGGATTGAAAGAGTGGAATTTTGGAACATTTGAAGGGGAAAGTGAAGATTTAAATCCAACACTGCCATACGGAGACTTTTTTGCTGCATATGGCGGAGAACGAGAAAAAGACTTCCAAAATCGGATAGTTTCGACGATGGACAGTATTATGAGTCAAGAACAGCATGAAGTAATTTTTGCTGTTTCTCATGGAGCAGCATGTGCGCAATTTGCCCGTTACTGGGAAAATACAAGTAAAATTGGCAAAATAAGTGGATTGAAAAACGGATGTATTTTAAAATTCGAATATGAAAATGGCACATTTAGCCTTGTTAACTTCATTAATCATGATTTTGAGAACGGAGCGCATATCGAAGCAGTTAAAACAGCAACAACTTAA
- a CDS encoding MFS transporter: MKEKLFNKGFILITLINFVVYLVYYLLMVIIAVIAQEELNASLGEAGFASGIYIIGTLLARLYMGKKLELLGRKRVLRYGIIFFLLTTVAYLYMPTIGIMFFIRFLNGFAYGTTSTATNAIVTAYIPPSRNGEGINYYGLSTSLAAAIGPFIGMILLSYTSFYTIIIFSSVIVFLTAILCFYLPVKNIVLTPEHKKALQTWTVKSFIEYKVIPITFIAFLMGISYSSVLTFLASYAREINLVSAGTFFFVVYALVITFTRPMSGKIFDAKGEKYVMYPSYIFLAVGLVVLSTATSSLVLLISGGLIGLGYGTFMSNGQAVCLKVCEPHRIGIGLSTYFIGLDLGLGIGPYIMGEIHHVLSFQGIYIIAGLIAFACIFIYMFLSRKKSVHNTVEQIQRSEEI; this comes from the coding sequence ATGAAAGAAAAATTATTTAACAAGGGTTTTATCTTGATTACATTGATTAACTTTGTTGTTTATCTGGTTTATTATTTGCTGATGGTTATTATCGCCGTGATTGCCCAAGAGGAGTTGAATGCGTCACTTGGCGAGGCTGGTTTTGCTTCTGGTATTTATATTATCGGAACCTTACTTGCCAGATTATATATGGGTAAAAAGTTAGAATTACTGGGACGTAAGCGAGTTTTAAGATATGGCATTATATTTTTCTTACTAACTACGGTAGCTTACTTATATATGCCGACCATTGGGATAATGTTCTTTATACGCTTCTTAAATGGTTTTGCGTATGGAACAACATCTACGGCCACCAATGCGATTGTAACGGCCTACATTCCTCCGTCTAGAAATGGAGAAGGAATTAATTATTACGGACTTAGCACGAGTCTTGCAGCTGCTATTGGGCCTTTTATTGGGATGATTTTATTAAGTTATACAAGTTTTTATACGATCATTATTTTCTCTTCTGTCATTGTTTTCCTAACAGCCATTCTTTGTTTCTATCTTCCAGTTAAAAATATTGTTTTAACGCCTGAACACAAAAAAGCTTTACAAACTTGGACTGTGAAAAGTTTTATCGAATACAAAGTTATTCCAATTACGTTTATTGCCTTTTTAATGGGGATTTCTTATTCCAGTGTACTCACATTCCTCGCTTCTTATGCAAGAGAAATTAATTTAGTAAGTGCTGGAACTTTTTTCTTTGTTGTTTATGCGTTAGTTATTACCTTTACAAGACCGATGTCCGGGAAAATCTTTGATGCGAAAGGTGAAAAATATGTTATGTACCCTAGTTACATCTTTTTGGCAGTAGGTTTAGTAGTTTTAAGCACTGCGACTTCTAGTTTAGTTTTACTTATCTCAGGTGGACTGATTGGCTTAGGTTACGGCACCTTTATGTCCAATGGCCAAGCTGTTTGTTTGAAGGTTTGTGAGCCACATCGAATTGGTATTGGACTATCTACTTATTTTATTGGACTTGATTTAGGGTTAGGAATTGGTCCTTATATTATGGGCGAAATCCATCATGTATTGTCGTTCCAAGGGATTTATATTATTGCAGGTTTAATTGCCTTTGCCTGTATTTTCATTTATATGTTTTTGTCTAGAAAAAAATCGGTTCATAACACAGTAGAACAAATACAAAGGAGCGAAGAAATATGA
- a CDS encoding leucine-rich repeat domain-containing protein has translation MRKNDLLKNVLIAILVTVIVVCINIGLEKKAQAAKITQPLPIIQIFPDRALAERVKEILKKSDITDVVSQGELDEVKICNANGRTITSIKGIQYLTNLKELYLSRNHIRDLTPLKDLTDLAILSLDNNKLENLNGIPSNKLVRLSLEDNELTQVDALAGLTKLETLFISKNQLRNIDGLANLTNLKILDLNRNELSDLTPLAKLEKLISIHLANQKCVNEPLKYKSKLVISNTVKGPDSVLITPNYISDNGSYTGGQFKWNLPIYMEKVYYTFAKTVKIGEQDVLFNGIVIQPLYPKKRENMKRASFYLCGLTK, from the coding sequence TTGAGGAAAAATGATTTGTTGAAAAATGTTTTAATAGCAATATTAGTAACAGTTATTGTTGTATGCATCAATATAGGTTTGGAAAAAAAGGCCCAAGCTGCTAAAATTACACAGCCGCTGCCAATTATTCAAATCTTTCCAGACCGTGCTTTAGCGGAAAGAGTGAAAGAAATTCTTAAAAAGAGCGATATAACAGATGTTGTTTCGCAAGGGGAACTAGATGAGGTGAAAATATGTAATGCTAATGGTCGCACGATTACATCTATCAAAGGCATACAATACCTTACTAATTTAAAAGAGCTATATCTGTCGCGTAACCACATACGAGATCTCACTCCTTTAAAAGATTTAACTGATTTGGCGATACTCAGTTTGGATAATAATAAACTGGAAAATTTGAATGGCATCCCAAGTAATAAATTAGTCCGCTTATCACTCGAAGATAATGAACTCACACAAGTTGATGCACTTGCAGGTTTGACGAAACTTGAAACATTGTTTATTAGTAAAAATCAGTTAAGAAATATTGATGGACTTGCCAATTTAACCAACCTAAAAATATTGGATTTAAATAGAAATGAACTATCAGACTTAACCCCATTAGCAAAATTGGAGAAGTTAATCTCGATTCATTTGGCCAACCAAAAATGTGTAAATGAACCATTAAAATACAAATCAAAATTAGTTATTTCAAATACTGTCAAAGGTCCGGATAGCGTCTTAATTACACCAAACTATATTAGCGATAATGGAAGCTATACAGGTGGTCAATTTAAGTGGAACTTACCTATTTATATGGAAAAAGTATACTACACGTTTGCTAAAACAGTGAAAATTGGGGAGCAGGATGTCTTATTTAATGGTATAGTTATCCAACCGTTATACCCAAAGAAGCGAGAGAATATGAAAAGAGCTTCATTTTACCTATGTGGCTTAACAAAATAA
- a CDS encoding DUF3116 family protein, with the protein MERPSNRLIFMVLNVVKNPTYNIKSLTINFLQSSIVGDATRNELLYCTYWLEFHGFIERDKNNTHQKYYSMTKQGDYLLEKIKHELS; encoded by the coding sequence ATGGAAAGGCCAAGTAATAGGCTGATTTTTATGGTACTAAACGTCGTGAAAAATCCAACTTACAATATTAAATCCCTAACCATTAACTTTTTACAGAGCAGTATTGTTGGGGACGCAACCAGAAATGAACTTTTATATTGTACTTATTGGTTAGAATTTCATGGCTTTATTGAACGTGATAAAAATAATACACATCAAAAATATTACAGCATGACCAAACAAGGCGATTATTTATTAGAGAAAATTAAACATGAACTTTCATAA
- a CDS encoding YdeI/OmpD-associated family protein has protein sequence MAKTELNPKVDAFLNKPSNWQAEFKALRAIAVEFGLTEEFKWGKPCYALNGGNVFLIHGFKEYCALLFMKGALLRDPANILVQQTENVQAARQIRFTSLQQILDRESTLKSYIQNAIEVEAAGLKVAMKQDREFPIPEELQTKFDELPAFKEAFEALTPGRQRAYLLFFAAPKQSKTRISRIEKYQEQIFDGLGLND, from the coding sequence ATGGCAAAAACGGAATTAAATCCAAAAGTAGACGCATTTCTTAACAAACCAAGTAACTGGCAAGCAGAATTTAAAGCTTTAAGAGCAATTGCAGTCGAGTTCGGACTAACAGAAGAGTTCAAATGGGGCAAACCTTGTTACGCTTTAAATGGTGGCAATGTTTTCCTCATCCATGGCTTTAAAGAGTACTGTGCCCTTCTATTTATGAAAGGTGCGCTACTACGTGATCCTGCAAATATTCTAGTACAACAAACTGAAAATGTGCAAGCTGCAAGGCAAATCAGATTCACTAGCCTTCAACAGATTTTAGATAGGGAGTCTACTTTAAAAAGTTACATTCAAAATGCAATCGAAGTAGAAGCTGCAGGTCTAAAAGTGGCGATGAAGCAGGATAGAGAATTCCCTATTCCCGAAGAACTTCAAACGAAATTTGACGAGCTACCAGCATTTAAAGAGGCATTCGAAGCTTTAACGCCTGGACGTCAACGAGCTTACTTGTTATTTTTTGCAGCACCAAAACAATCTAAAACACGGATTTCACGGATTGAAAAATACCAGGAACAGATATTTGATGGATTAGGACTCAATGATTAA
- a CDS encoding acyltransferase family protein — MKTTGYDIQISNMKGMLIFLVILGHILLIVGSKEDVIFDIIYSFHMPAFIFISGICSQKGNFKKIGRLIGLFIIFQPLFLLLGFLVGYYPAITMKMLVTPAYHLWYLLALAAWTLLVIYANKRGKYAVDTLLLVVVLLVLAVVNRYFYSTQFLTITRILSFAPYFIAGFYLSTNGLLRTRELIKRYKYIGIVTLVILVSFTYYLFSENPNAYFSLFVGFAGKATFSASIIGYLISVFASFVLAFLWIMLMIILVPTKKTNLIVVGNNTLYPYILHPIIIFLMVPKIAYFSEQTAIFQLTFALLMAISVFSIFTMILKKERV, encoded by the coding sequence TTGAAAACAACGGGATACGACATACAAATATCTAACATGAAAGGGATGCTTATTTTTTTGGTAATACTAGGGCATATTTTGTTAATAGTGGGCTCTAAAGAGGATGTGATATTTGATATTATTTATTCATTTCATATGCCGGCATTCATTTTTATTAGTGGTATATGCAGTCAAAAGGGGAATTTTAAGAAAATAGGTAGATTAATTGGCCTTTTTATTATTTTCCAGCCACTCTTTTTATTATTGGGGTTCCTGGTTGGATATTATCCAGCCATTACTATGAAAATGTTAGTTACTCCAGCTTATCATTTGTGGTATTTATTAGCACTCGCAGCTTGGACATTATTGGTAATTTATGCGAATAAACGGGGGAAATATGCAGTGGACACATTGTTATTAGTAGTTGTTTTGTTAGTTTTAGCAGTTGTTAATAGATATTTTTATAGTACACAATTTTTGACTATCACTAGAATACTTAGCTTTGCTCCTTATTTTATTGCAGGTTTTTATTTAAGTACAAATGGCTTATTAAGAACACGTGAATTGATAAAAAGATATAAATACATAGGTATAGTGACATTAGTAATATTAGTCAGTTTTACATATTATTTATTTTCAGAGAATCCGAATGCATATTTTTCTTTATTTGTAGGTTTTGCAGGAAAAGCAACATTTAGTGCATCAATAATAGGTTATTTAATAAGTGTATTTGCCTCTTTTGTTTTAGCGTTTTTATGGATTATGCTAATGATAATACTAGTTCCTACTAAAAAAACTAATTTAATAGTAGTCGGGAATAATACGTTATATCCTTATATATTACATCCAATTATTATTTTTCTCATGGTACCAAAGATTGCTTATTTTTCAGAACAAACAGCGATTTTTCAATTAACATTTGCATTACTGATGGCTATTTCCGTATTCTCTATATTTACCATGATACTGAAAAAGGAGAGAGTTTAG
- a CDS encoding NUDIX hydrolase, producing MYQYTLCFIERADEILLLNRQKSPWMGSWNGVGGKIEQGESLLHSIKREITEETGIPANAYQIRDIGVMKWFVNGENLGGMHLFIAKLPEDYHYPTPKATEEGILDFKKKTWILNPENTGIVNNLPYILQHIPLKPNRIEISTDYQENILLDINHQTL from the coding sequence ATGTATCAATATACACTTTGCTTTATCGAGCGTGCAGATGAAATTTTATTATTAAATAGACAAAAAAGTCCGTGGATGGGAAGTTGGAATGGAGTGGGTGGCAAAATTGAGCAGGGAGAATCGCTTCTTCATTCGATTAAACGTGAAATTACCGAAGAAACAGGTATTCCCGCAAATGCTTATCAAATTCGTGATATTGGTGTAATGAAATGGTTTGTTAATGGAGAAAATCTTGGCGGCATGCATTTATTTATCGCAAAACTTCCGGAAGATTATCATTACCCGACTCCCAAAGCTACAGAGGAAGGCATACTTGATTTTAAGAAAAAAACTTGGATCTTAAATCCTGAAAATACCGGTATCGTCAATAATCTCCCGTATATATTACAACACATTCCACTTAAACCAAACAGAATAGAAATTTCGACCGACTATCAAGAAAATATATTATTAGATATCAATCATCAAACTTTATAA
- a CDS encoding Crp/Fnr family transcriptional regulator, which yields MDHDILNDYVNSNDFQVITRKKRKYLTYEGLEDSYVYILKKGIIKTSIISRDGREFNLGYINKMDIVSLLKDEYSQFANAPFNIRVESDSAELYQVDRVRFWRDVNQDKDLQFYVKDYYRTRLLQSIKKMQQMLMNGKLGAICTQLYELYNLFGVEIEENQFLIDFLVSNEEIGHFCGINSASSVNRIFQQLKSEGVITMKNRYIIIKKLDVIQENVIF from the coding sequence ATGGATCATGACATTCTAAATGATTATGTAAATTCCAATGATTTTCAAGTGATTACACGAAAAAAACGAAAATATTTAACCTATGAAGGACTTGAGGATTCTTACGTTTATATATTAAAAAAGGGAATTATTAAAACCAGTATCATATCAAGAGATGGTCGGGAATTTAATTTAGGTTATATTAATAAAATGGACATCGTATCACTTTTAAAAGATGAATATTCACAGTTTGCTAATGCGCCATTTAACATCCGGGTTGAATCAGACAGTGCGGAGCTTTATCAAGTTGATCGAGTTCGATTTTGGCGAGATGTCAATCAAGATAAAGATTTGCAGTTTTATGTAAAAGATTACTATCGAACAAGGCTTTTACAATCCATTAAAAAAATGCAGCAAATGTTGATGAATGGGAAATTAGGCGCAATTTGTACGCAATTATATGAGCTATATAATTTATTCGGAGTAGAAATAGAAGAAAATCAATTTCTAATTGACTTTTTAGTAAGTAATGAAGAAATTGGTCATTTTTGTGGAATCAATTCAGCAAGTAGTGTCAATCGTATTTTCCAACAATTGAAATCAGAAGGGGTTATCACAATGAAAAATCGTTATATTATTATAAAAAAATTAGATGTTATTCAAGAAAATGTGATTTTTTAA